The genomic interval CGGACAGAGGTCGAGTGCAAGCCGGCAGGCGGCCTGCCGCGATGCTCGGGGACCGTCAACGCGCTCGCCCGCCTCTATAAGCGACGGGCGGGTCGTTTGCCAACCGCGCGGACCGCTTCTGCGTCTGATTGGAAGTCGAAGGGACGGATTCTCGCGCAGATTGATTCATCCCGCGCCAGCGTGCTGTCCGCTCAAGGATTTCTTTTTTTGGCCGCAAAAAGGCGGTAGACGCACACCTATAAGGGGAAGTATGCCTGATGCGGCGCTGCATCAGGAAAGGAAAAATGTGAACTTCGACGGGTTCTTGGGGCGAGGCATTTGGTTGCTGTTCATGGGCAGTGGTAGGCTTTCAGCGACTCGTCTGGGGGAGGGCGCGGGCGTATTCACGTTTCTGTCTTGCCTTGCTTCGTCACAACAATCGTCCTGAACGGATCGCGGAATGGCTCAAAATCCATCGAAATCCCACGGATCAGGCGGAAGCGCGGCCAAGGCCGGCGGCTTCAAGTCGAGCGGCAAGCTAAGTGGTGCGCAGGCGGCCCAGAAACAGGACGCGGGGCAGGGCAGCAGCGCAGCTGAGACACCCAGCGCCCCGCCGCCGCATGCCACGGCGCCGGGCACCGGCGCATCCGCTTCTGCCGCAGCGAAGAAGAGTGAGGCCGCTCCGGCCCAGGATACCCCCGCAGCCAAGGGGGGTGCGGCGCCCGGTAGGGCAAAATCCGACTCCTCCGGCAACGCCAAATCTGACTCCTCCACCGAGAGCAAGAGCGCGAAGACCATCTCAATGCCTTCGCGCCGGGCCCAGCGCAGCAGTGCGGATGAACGCGGCGCGTCGCAGAATGCATCGAGCGAAAGCAGTCGCGCCGCCGCCGGCCAGAGCGCGCGCGACGCCCGCAACCAGGCGCCGGCGCGCCGTAATGCGGCCTCCGCAGCGCGGGCGCCCGTCCCGGCCAATGATGACATGCCCTCCATCGGCGGGCTGGTTTATGCGCTGCAACAAAAGCCGTCGCGTTCGCCCTTCATGGTGGCGGGTATCGCCTCGGTGGTCTGGGCGATCCTCGGGACGGTCGTGGGCGTGTCGATGCTCAGCAAGTACGGCGGCGAGATCAACGGATTCGTCGATTTCTTCGCCAGTCCGGTGATGCTCGGCACGGTCGCCGGTACCGTGGTGCCGATCGCCATGTTCTGGTTTCTCGCCTACCTGATCTGGCGTGCGCAGGAACTGCGGATGATGTCCTCGGCAATGACCGAGGTCGCCGTGCGCCTCGCCGAGCCGGACAAAATGGCGGAGCAGTCGGTCGCCTCGCTGGGGCAGACGGTGCGGCGTCAGGTCGCGGCCATGAATGATGCCATCTCGCGTGCTCTCGGCCGCGCGGGCGAGCTTGAGGCCCTGGTGCACAACGAGGTCACGGCGCTGGAGCGTTCCTACAGCGAAAACGAGCACCGCATTCGCAGCCTCATCAACGAGCTTGCGAGCGAACGTGAGGCGCTGGCCAATAATAGTGCGCGGGTGAGTGAGGCGCTGCGCGGTATCGGCGGGGATGTTCGCCGCGAAATCGCCGCCGCCAGCGAGGAAGCCACGCAATCGCTGGCGCAGGCCACAAACAGCCTGTCCGACCAGATCACGGCCCGGGCGCAGAAGATCACCACCGCGGTCACGGAGGCCGGCGATGCGGTCGACGCCAAACTCGCCGAGCGCGGCGCGCAGGTGAACGAGCAGCTCACGAAACACAGCGCCAAGACCGTCGACAACATTCACCAGCAGAGTCTGCAGGTCACCACCGCGATCCAGCAGGCCTCTGACCGCGCTTCGGCGGCTATCTCGGCCAAGAGTAACAGTCTGGTTCACTCCGTCATGAGTATGAGTGAGCGTGTGGCTCAGGAGATCCCGGCGCTGCTCGACCGCCTGGGCGGCGAACAGCAGCGGCTGAACAGCATTATCTCTGACGCGACAACGAACCTTTCTGCGCTCGAGAATGCGCTTTCAGAGAAGACCAAGGCGCTGGACAGCAGCCTGAATGACAAGACCAAGGTGCTGCAGGGCGTGCTGGCGGAGCATTCGCAGGCCATCGACAGCTCGCTTTCCGAACGCACGCGCGCGCTTGAGGCGCTGCTTGGCCAGCGAGCAAAGGAGTTCCACAACACCATCGGTGCCGGAACCAAGCAGATCGAAGACTCCATCGTCTCGCGTGCGCAGGCGCTTGAGGAGGCGCTCAGCCGCCAGTCCGGCACGATCCGCGACACGCTCGATCAGCATGCTCAGACCATGGAGCAGTCGCTGTCGCGGCAGGCCGCCTATATTGAGCGTTCGGTCGGCCAGAGTTCGGAGAATATCGAGCGCGCGGTCAGCGAGCTGGCTGAGCGCACGGGCGCCAGTTCCGAGGCGCTGGAAGCTCAGGCCGAGACGCTGCGCCAGATGTCCAGCGGCATGCTGAACCAGATACAGAGCCTCACCAAGCGCTTCGAGGAGCAGGGCGCGACAATCATGAAGTCCGCCAAGGCGCTGGAGGTGTCCAACACCAAGGTCGACAGCGTCATGGAGCAGCGCCAGGCCCAGCTTGGCAAGCTGATCGAGTCCATCGGCAAGCGCGCCTCTGAACTCGACAAGATGATGCACAACTACTCCAGCATGCTTGAGGAGTCGCTTTCCCGCGCGGAGAACCGCGCACGCAACGTGACCGAGATGCTGGCGCAGGACTCGGCCGAAAAGAGCCAGTCTGCGGTCCGCGAGATCGAGAAGCTGCGATCGGAGACCCAGGCGCAGACTTTCGAGGCGATCGAGGAGTTGAAGTCGCGCTTCTCGGCCCTGTCGGAACAGATCGGCGAACAGTTGAACACGCTCACCTCGCGGTTCTCGGAAACATCCGAGACGGTCAAGGACACGACCCGGCGCGCGTCGATGGACCTGGAGACCACGAACTCCGAACTCCGCCGGCAGGCAAAGGCAATCCCGGAGACCACCCGCGAGAGTGCAACTGCCATGCGCAAGGCGCTGCAGGACCAGCTCGCCGCACTCGATTCGCTTTCGGACATCGCCAATCGTCATCGTTATTCCGCGGCCGTATCTCGCAGCGAAGAGCAGGCACCGCGCAGCGGCGGCGAGCGTCCGGCGCCGGTCCGCAAGGACAGCGGCGACTACCGCAGCGCACCGGCGCAGCCGCCCGCCGCGCGCCAGCGCGGCCGTGAGGATGACGCCTGGCCCACGCAGCGCAGTGCTTCGGCCCAGCTTCCGAAGCGGCGCACGTGGGACGAAGAAGCCACCCAAGGCGGGCGACGCAATCGTCCCGGTTCGCGGCCCGACGACGATTTCAGCGCGCTGACCGCAGGTTTGATCGAGCGGCTCGAAGGCAAGCCGCGGCAGCAGCGAGACATGGATGAGCGGTTCGGCGCGGAGGAAGAGGTTTCGGCGCGCGAGACCCGCGATAGCGGATCCGCACGTCAGCCGGCACCGCCGGAACCACAGGACGACGAGACCGCCGCGAAACCGGCCGGTGAATGGTCGCTGGGTGATCTGCTGGCGCGGGCGTCCGAGGCGGAGGAAGACGACGCGCTTTCATTCGATAATGATGGGTTCGGCGCGGATGAGCGCTTCGGCGGCGACGATCAATCCTACGGCCGGCCGCCGCAGATGGCGCCAGACCCGGCGCCGCGCCAGGAAAAACCTGCCCCGGAGGCTGATCGCGCCGACTTCAACATGAAGGACATTGCCGACGCCGTGGATCAGGACACCGTTGTCGAAGTCTGGAAGCGGTACCACCGCGGCGATCGGAGCGTCATAAGCCGCGACGTTTACAACCGCCAGGGGCAGTCGACCTTTGACCAGGTGCAGCGGCGCTATCGCAACGACTCGGCGTTCCGGCACATCGCGGACCGCTACATGGCGGATTTCGAGAAGGTGCTGAAAGACGCCAGCCAGGCCGGGCAGGACAGCAAGGCGTTGCAGAACTATCTCGTCTCGGAAACAGGCAAGATCTATCTGATGCTCGCGCACGCCAGCGGGCGGCTCGATTAAGTCCAGCCTCCGGCTGTAAGGCGCTTTAGCGGATGGGCGGGGCCGAAAGAAGCCCGCCCTCGCGCCATAGTCGGTTCAACCGGCGCTCACCGTCGAGGGGACTGTCTTCGCCAAGATTGCGCGCGAACAGTTCGCCGTAATTCCCGACCATTGCAATGATGTTGTAGGCCCACTGCGGATCGAGGCCGAGCGGCCTGCTGTCCCCGTCGGCGCCCACGAAGCCTCTGGCCAGAGGGCTGCTAGAGGTCGCGGAATCTTCGACATTATCCGAGTTGAGCGACAACGTCTCCGCAGCGATAAGGGCGAACAGCGTCCAGCGCACGATGTCCGCCCATTGCGGGTCTCCTTCACGCAGCGCCGGGCTGAGCGGCTCGATGCCAACCACGTCGCTCAGGATGAGGTGGGCGTCCGCTCGGTCGAGCCGTTGCCTCTGCGGATCCAGACTTGCGAGGTCGTCAGCGTACACGTCGCAGCGGCCTGCCTCGTAGGCCTGCAACGCGTCGGGCGCGTTCGCGAAGGAAACGAGCGTATGGGGCATGTTGTTGCGTCGGAAATAATCGGCGACATACAGCGCAGCGGGCCCGCCTTCTGTCACGCAGATGTCCGCGCCGGACAACTCCAGCGCGGTGGCCACGCCCAGACGACGCGGCACCATCAGGCCGTACGACGCATAATAAAGCGCACCGACCAAGCGTACACCCGCCTCGATATCGCGGCTAAAAGTCCAGGCATGGGGCGACGCGAGAATGTCGATTTCGCCAGCGCGTAGCGCTTCGAACGGCGCGTCCCGTTCGATCGGCACGAAAGCGACCCTCGTCGGATCAGCGAACACGGCGGCCGCGACCGCTCGGCAGAAATCGGGGAAAAGCCCTGTCCAGTTGCCTGCGCCATCCGATTCAGAAAGCCCTGGCCCGTCCGCGCTCACACCGCAGGTGACCGCGCCCCTGTCACGCACCTTGTCAAGCGTTCCCGCCTGCGCTGCGCCGATCCCGAGCACGAGCGCCATCACAAGCCATGCGAGCCGTGCCACCACTTTACCGCCTCTTGTCGGATTGGTGAGAAGACCGCGCCGACCGGCGCCCGCTCTGAATAACGGCTCGGCGCCGCTCTCCGCAATGGCAAATACAGGTCGGCCCGGCGCGTTTCCAGCCGGCGCCACCGGATCGCCACGTTCCCCCGCGTCTTGACCGATGCGCTGCAGGCGGGCACACAAAACGCCAAGGATGCAAGGAGACGGCATGGCTGAGGATCACGACGACGACGAAAACGGGCATGACGAGAGCGCGCTGACGCGTCTGGTGCATTCCGGGCGTGACGCCGGGGAACAGTTCGGCTTCGTCAATCCCCCGGTCGTGCGCGGCTCGACAGTACTGTTCCCCGATGTCGCCTCGCTGACATCCGGCGATGCGCGCTACACCTACGGCCGGCACGGCTCGCCGACAATCCGGCTGCTGGAGGAGGCGCTGGCCGAGCTGGAAGGTGGCGCCTGTACGCGGCTCGCCCCGTCCGGATTGGCGGCGATTTCCGCGGCGCTGCTCGCATTCGTGGAGGCCGGCGACCACGTCCTCGTCACCGACAGCGTCTACCGGCCGACGCGGCGTTTCTGCGACCGTGTGCTCAAGCGGCTCGGTGTGGAGACCGAATACTATGACCCAGTGATCGGTAAAGGCATCGAAGCGCTGATGCGCGAGAACACGCGGCTGGTCTTCACCGAAAGCCCTGGCTCGCAGAGCTTCGAGATGCAGGACATCCCGGCGATCGCGGCTGCGGCGCATGAGCGCGGCGCGTGGGTGCTCACCGACAACACCTGGGCGACGCCGCTATACTTCAAGCCGTTCGACCACGGTGTTGATGTCTCGATCCAGGCGGCGACGAAATACATCGTCGGCCATTCCGACGCGATGCTCGGCGCCATGACGGCGAACGCGCGCGCGGCTGACCGGGTCAAGGCGATCCATACCGATTTCGGCCTGTGTCCCGGGCCGGAGGACTGTTACCTCGCGCTGCGCGGGATGCGGACCATGGGCGTCCGGCTTGAGCGGCATCAGCAGGCGGGGCTGGAGATTGCGCGCTGGCTGTCCGGGCGGCCGGAGGTGTCGCGCGTGCTGCACCCCGGCTTGCCGGAGCATCCCGGCCACGCGATCTGGCAGCGCGACTATACCGGCGCGTCCGGTCTGTTCTCGGTGATCCTGCACCCAGCTTCGCGCGAGGCGGTCGCGGCAATGCTCGACGGTCTCAAGCTGTTTGGTCTCGGCTTTTCCTGGGGCGGGTTCGAAAGCCTCGTCGTGCCGTTCGATCCTTCGTCTTACCGCTCCGCGACGACCTGGAACCCCGAAGGTCCGGCGTTGCGCTTCCACATCGGGCTGGAGGACGTCGACGACCTCAAGAAGGATCTCGCCGCGGGCTTCGAACGGCTCAACGCATATCGCGGTTAAGAAAATGGCACCGCAGTTCCGTTATTCCTGAGCCGGTCTGCAACCAGTGAGGGACCGGCATGAGACTTTTTGATCCTGCCAACCGCACGCGCACGCCGCGCCACGCTCGCATCTGGGCGGTATGGGAAATCCTCTACACCGTGGTGGACTTCGCCGCGGCCTTCCTGTTCATCATCGGCTCGGTGTTCTTCTTCTACGCGAGCCTGACCTACACGGGCACCTGGATGTTTCTCATCGGCTCCATCTGTTTCGCTTTGAAACCGACCATCCGGCTGGTAAGGGAGTTGCAGTATCTCGCTATTGGCGATGTCGATGATGTGGCTGCGCGCCTGAGGGAGTAAGCGCGATCCGGAGAAGCCTGTCCCGGACGCGATTCGGGATGGGAGCCGGTTTTCGGATAAATCGCGCGCCTAAGGGACTAAAGCCGCTGGGGGGAGGACCATGATCGAGCTTGCGGTCGCCGCGCTTGCCTTCGTCGGTTTTCACTTGGTACCGTCTTCGCCGCTCCGAGGCTGGGCGGTGAAGCGTTTTGGCGAACCGGTCTATCTGCTGGCCTTTTCGGTCATCTCCACTGTCACCCTTGTCTGGCTCGTGATCGCCTTTTATGACGTGCCACGCGGCGCGCAGCTCTGGTATCCCGGCCCGATCTGGGTCTGGGTTCAGGCGATATTGCTCCTCTTTGCCTTTGCGCTCATCGCGGGCGGGCTGGGGCGGCCCAACCCCTCGTCGGTGGGTCAGGGCAAGGCGGTTCAGCGCGTTGACGTCTCCAAGGGAATCTTCGCGGTCACGCGCCACCCGGTGATGTGGGGCATTGGTATCTGGGGCGTGACTCACATCATCTCCCAGCCGAGCTTGCGCGCGCTTCTGTTCTTCGGGGCGCTCATTGTGGTGGCCCTGCTGGGCTCCTGGATGCAGGAACAGCGCAAGGCGCGGGAATTCGGGGAGGCCTGGGCGCGTTGGCGCGCGAAGACCTCATTCTGGCCGTTCGCAGCAATCATAGCCGGGCGTAACGAACTGAACCTCCGCGCGATCGGCTATCACCTGCTGGTCGCCGCGGTGCTGCTGTGGCTCGGCTTCCTCCACGGACACGCCTGGCTGTTCGGCGTGAACGTTTTGCCCTATCTTGGCTTCTGAAGACCAAGCCACCGCCGCGCTCATCCCGCCGCGGATGCCGCGCGTATCCGATATTGACCAATCACCCGGCAGTGTTAGATCACCCAGTATGACCGAGACCACGACGAAGCCCGCCAAGGCCAAAGGCAAGGATGCCAAGGCCAGCAAGAGTGCTGAGCCCGCCACGCCGCCGGGCGCGACACCGCTGGAGCGCATTCGCAACTTCTCCATCATCGCGCATATCGACCACGGCAAGTCCACGCTCGCCGACCGGTTGATTCAGATGTGCGGTGGCCTGACCGAGCGCGAGATGCGCGAGCAGGTGCTCGACTCCATGGACCTTGAGCGCGAGCGCGGCATCACCATCAAGGCGCAGACCGTGCGGCTGGAATACGCCGCGCCGGACGGCCAGACCTATCAGATCAACCTGATGGACACGCCGGGCCACGTGGATTTCTCCTATGAGGTCAGCCGCTCGCTGAAGGCGTGCGAGGGCGCGCTGCTGGTCGTGGACGCCAGCCAGGGCGTGGAGGCGCAGACGCTGGCGAACGTCTACCAGGCGCTGGATAACGACCTCGAAATCATCCCCGTCCTGAACAAGATCGACCTGCCGGCCGCCGAGCCGGAGCGGGTGCGCGCGCAGATCGAGGATGTGATCGGGCTGGAGGCGCATGACGCGCTGGAAATCTCGGCGAAAACCGGGCTGGGTGTGTCAGACGTGCTGGATGCGATCATTCACCGGCTGCCGCCGCCCGAGGGCGACGATCAGGCGCCGCTCAAGGCGCTGCTGGTGGATAGCTGGTATGACACCTATCTCGGCGTCGTCGTGCTGCTGCGCGTGTTCGATGGACGGATCAAGAAAGGCCAGCGCATCCGCTTCATGTCGAACGGCGCGGTCTACACGGTCGACCGGGTGGGCATTTTCCGTCCCGGCAAACAGACGGTGGATGAACTGGCAGCGGGCGAGATTGGCTTCCTCACCGCCTCGATCAAGGAGGTGGCGGAAACCAATGTCGGCGACACGATCACCGACGACAAGCGCCCCTGCGACAAGCCGCTGACCGGCTACAAGGAGAGCCAGCCGGTGGTGTTCTGCGGGCTGTTCCCGGTGGACTCCTCGCAGTTCGAGCAGCTACGCGAGGCGGTCGGGCGGCTGCGGCTCAACGACGCCAGCTTCCAGTTCGAGATGGAGAACTCCGCCGCGCTGGGCTTCGGCTTCCGCTGTGGCTTCCTCGGCCTGCTGCACCTGGAGATCATCCGCGAGCGGATCGAGCGCGAATTCGGCATCGAGCTGATCACGACCGCGCCGAGCGTGGTCTATCACCTGTACATGACGAACGGCGAGATGCGCGAGCTGCACAACCCCGCGGACATGCCCGACCCGGTGCATGTCGACCACGTCGAAGAGCCCTGGATCGAGGCGACCATCCTTGTGCCGGACGACTATCTTGGCGCGGTGCTCAAGCTGTGTGAGGACCGCCGCGGGCGGCAGAAGACGCTGACCTATGCCGGCAACCGGGCGATGGTGGTGTATGAGCTGCCGCTGAACGAGGTGGTGTTCGACTTCTACGACCGGCTGAAGTCGGTCACGCGCGGCTATGCCTCCTTCGACTACAACTGGATTGGCTATGAAACGGGCGAGCTGGTCAAGATGTCGATACTGGTGAACGAGGAGCCGGTCGACGCGCTGGCGATGATCGTGCACCGCAGCCGGGCGGAACTGCGCGGGCGCGCGATGTGCGAGAAGCTCAAGGAGCTGATCCCGCGGCACATGTTCAAGATCCCGGTACAGGCGGCGATCGGCGGGCGGGTGATCGCGCGCGAGACCATCGCGGCGATGCGCAAGGACGTGACGGCGAAGTGCTACGGCGGCGACGTGACGCGCAAGCGCAAGCTGCTGGAGAAGCAGAAGGCCGGCAAGAAGAAGATGCGCCAGTTCGGCAAGGTGGAGATCCCGCAGGACGCGTTCATCGCCGCGCTGAAGATGGACGGGGATTAGACAATTCAATCAAACTATTATATTCCCTCGAACAGGAATGTCTGCGAATAAGTTTAGGCTGGCGATCTTACGTAGACTTTCTCGTTAACAATAGCAGAAAAACCTAAAACGCACTGTTAGAAACGATGCCTCGTAGTGAAATTCGGGATAGCGTAGTTAATCAACTACTTGAGAAAGCGGCCAATCAGAACTACAAACAGTACCTTCCGAAAATGGAGCTGGTAAAGATTCGCGGCTTCGAGAGCGAACCGGTTTCTTTTGATTTTCCAGTTACTGCGTTAATTGGTCCCAACGGAGGGGGGAAGACCACAATTCTGGGCGCCGCTGGATGTGCCTATAAATCCGTATCTCCAAGAAGATTTTTTGCAAAGAGCGGCATATACGACGAAAGCATGCAGGATTGGGAAATACAATATGATATAATCGACCGAGAAATTAACCCAAAAGGCGTATTCGGGCGTACCGCGAATTTCAGAAACCTTCGATGGAATCGGGATGCGCCAGATAGACCAGTATTGATATTTGGCGTTAGTCGTACTGTTCCGGCTAACGAAAAAAGCGAGTTGGCAAAATGCGCTAGGGGGAGCTTTAGCGTCCCAAAAGAAAGAGTTCTTGACTTTCCAGGAGAGGTTAGCTCGCAAGTTTCTCGAATACTAGGTAAGGATGTATCGAGCTTTCAACGATTGCTCATTGATGATGACGGTAAGGTCGTACTTCTGACGGGTAAAACCGAAGACGGGCATCAATATTCCGAATTCCATTTCGGTGCTGGCGAATCTAGCATCATGCGTATGATCGCGGAAATTGAGTCGGCCGAAGATAATAGTTTGATATTGATAGAGGAAATTGAGAACGGACTTCATCCGGTGGCAACGCAAAGGATGGTTGAGTATCTGATTGACGTAGCAGAAAGGAAGAAAACGCAGACAATATTTACTACTCACTCTGATGATGCATTGAGGTCGCTCCCTGATAAAGCTATTTGGGTGGCGCAAAATAATCGAGCCTTTCAAGGTAAGCTTGAGGTGGGTTCCCTTAGGGCGATCACGGGGCAGGTGGAAGCGCGTCTGGTCATTTTCGTTGAAGATAATTTCGCCAAGATATGGGTCGAAAGCATGCTCAGAGAGCTCGAGAATTTCGACATGGGAGAGGTTGAGACGCACGCAATGGAAGGAGATGGAATGGCTGTCTCCATCAACCACTACCATAACAAAAATCCATCTGTTCGCATGCCTTCCATCTGCTTTGTAGACGGAGATTCCCAGTACGGAGAAGATCCGGAAAATCACGTGTACAAACTACCAGGCGAAATGCCGGAGTCCTATGTCTTTGACGAAGTGATGTCGATGGAAAATGTTATTGGAGGGAAGCTATCGGTGGCTCTTCTTCAAGGATACGAAGATCACGACAAAGTCATGAGACTCTGCAGAGATATACGTCGAGACAACAGAGATGCGCACTTACTTTATGC from Dichotomicrobium thermohalophilum carries:
- a CDS encoding transporter substrate-binding domain-containing protein, with amino-acid sequence MARLAWLVMALVLGIGAAQAGTLDKVRDRGAVTCGVSADGPGLSESDGAGNWTGLFPDFCRAVAAAVFADPTRVAFVPIERDAPFEALRAGEIDILASPHAWTFSRDIEAGVRLVGALYYASYGLMVPRRLGVATALELSGADICVTEGGPAALYVADYFRRNNMPHTLVSFANAPDALQAYEAGRCDVYADDLASLDPQRQRLDRADAHLILSDVVGIEPLSPALREGDPQWADIVRWTLFALIAAETLSLNSDNVEDSATSSSPLARGFVGADGDSRPLGLDPQWAYNIIAMVGNYGELFARNLGEDSPLDGERRLNRLWREGGLLSAPPIR
- a CDS encoding YrhK family protein, coding for MRLFDPANRTRTPRHARIWAVWEILYTVVDFAAAFLFIIGSVFFFYASLTYTGTWMFLIGSICFALKPTIRLVRELQYLAIGDVDDVAARLRE
- the metC gene encoding cystathionine beta-lyase, giving the protein MAEDHDDDENGHDESALTRLVHSGRDAGEQFGFVNPPVVRGSTVLFPDVASLTSGDARYTYGRHGSPTIRLLEEALAELEGGACTRLAPSGLAAISAALLAFVEAGDHVLVTDSVYRPTRRFCDRVLKRLGVETEYYDPVIGKGIEALMRENTRLVFTESPGSQSFEMQDIPAIAAAAHERGAWVLTDNTWATPLYFKPFDHGVDVSIQAATKYIVGHSDAMLGAMTANARAADRVKAIHTDFGLCPGPEDCYLALRGMRTMGVRLERHQQAGLEIARWLSGRPEVSRVLHPGLPEHPGHAIWQRDYTGASGLFSVILHPASREAVAAMLDGLKLFGLGFSWGGFESLVVPFDPSSYRSATTWNPEGPALRFHIGLEDVDDLKKDLAAGFERLNAYRG
- the lepA gene encoding translation elongation factor 4, yielding MTETTTKPAKAKGKDAKASKSAEPATPPGATPLERIRNFSIIAHIDHGKSTLADRLIQMCGGLTEREMREQVLDSMDLERERGITIKAQTVRLEYAAPDGQTYQINLMDTPGHVDFSYEVSRSLKACEGALLVVDASQGVEAQTLANVYQALDNDLEIIPVLNKIDLPAAEPERVRAQIEDVIGLEAHDALEISAKTGLGVSDVLDAIIHRLPPPEGDDQAPLKALLVDSWYDTYLGVVVLLRVFDGRIKKGQRIRFMSNGAVYTVDRVGIFRPGKQTVDELAAGEIGFLTASIKEVAETNVGDTITDDKRPCDKPLTGYKESQPVVFCGLFPVDSSQFEQLREAVGRLRLNDASFQFEMENSAALGFGFRCGFLGLLHLEIIRERIEREFGIELITTAPSVVYHLYMTNGEMRELHNPADMPDPVHVDHVEEPWIEATILVPDDYLGAVLKLCEDRRGRQKTLTYAGNRAMVVYELPLNEVVFDFYDRLKSVTRGYASFDYNWIGYETGELVKMSILVNEEPVDALAMIVHRSRAELRGRAMCEKLKELIPRHMFKIPVQAAIGGRVIARETIAAMRKDVTAKCYGGDVTRKRKLLEKQKAGKKKMRQFGKVEIPQDAFIAALKMDGD
- a CDS encoding NnrU family protein: MIELAVAALAFVGFHLVPSSPLRGWAVKRFGEPVYLLAFSVISTVTLVWLVIAFYDVPRGAQLWYPGPIWVWVQAILLLFAFALIAGGLGRPNPSSVGQGKAVQRVDVSKGIFAVTRHPVMWGIGIWGVTHIISQPSLRALLFFGALIVVALLGSWMQEQRKAREFGEAWARWRAKTSFWPFAAIIAGRNELNLRAIGYHLLVAAVLLWLGFLHGHAWLFGVNVLPYLGF
- a CDS encoding ATP-dependent nuclease, with translation MPRSEIRDSVVNQLLEKAANQNYKQYLPKMELVKIRGFESEPVSFDFPVTALIGPNGGGKTTILGAAGCAYKSVSPRRFFAKSGIYDESMQDWEIQYDIIDREINPKGVFGRTANFRNLRWNRDAPDRPVLIFGVSRTVPANEKSELAKCARGSFSVPKERVLDFPGEVSSQVSRILGKDVSSFQRLLIDDDGKVVLLTGKTEDGHQYSEFHFGAGESSIMRMIAEIESAEDNSLILIEEIENGLHPVATQRMVEYLIDVAERKKTQTIFTTHSDDALRSLPDKAIWVAQNNRAFQGKLEVGSLRAITGQVEARLVIFVEDNFAKIWVESMLRELENFDMGEVETHAMEGDGMAVSINHYHNKNPSVRMPSICFVDGDSQYGEDPENHVYKLPGEMPESYVFDEVMSMENVIGGKLSVALLQGYEDHDKVMRLCRDIRRDNRDAHLLYAQLGEKLGFVPEVTVAHAFCSIWAQSNVDTVRTILEPVVHVMSTTG